The genomic interval GTGCTACAAGTGCAGGACGTGAGAAAAAGCCTAACCGATCCAAATGCTCAACCGGACGAAGTCCATAATCACGCACGTTTTGCTCAACTTCCGCTATCGTTTCCGACATATGCGTGTGCAAAGGCAAATCAAAATCATGAGCTGCTTGTACAAAACGTTCTATATACGCTGGTGGACATGTATAAGGCGCGTGTGGAGAAATCATCGTGGTTATGCGTCCATCGGCTTTCCCGTTCCAATCACGAGCGAAAGCAATTGCTTCAGCAAGCTTTGCTTCTTGTACATCGGGAGGACATAGTCCGATAACACCTCTGGTCAAAACTCCTCGGATCCCGCTTTGCTCAACCATTTGAGCAACTTGATCCATACGATCATACATATCAACAAAGGCTGTTGTACCTGATTTCAGCATTTCAACGATCGCTAGAGCACTTCCTGCACGTGTATCTTGATCAACATATTTGCCTTCCATTGGCCACATTTTCTGTTCCAGCCAAACCTGCAAATTTTGATCATCGGAATATCCGCGAAGCAAGCTCATCGCCGCATGTCCGTGAGTATTAATAAGTCCTGGCATAAAAGCCAGCTTGCTGCCGTCTATTTTTTGCACCGTATCAGAAAGCTGTTCAGGAACAGCCGTACCTATATAACTAATCCGATCATCGGATACAACC from Paenibacillus sp. FSL K6-3182 carries:
- a CDS encoding amidohydrolase — protein: MDDENPSFRGHMVVSDDRISYIGTAVPEQLSDTVQKIDGSKLAFMPGLINTHGHAAMSLLRGYSDDQNLQVWLEQKMWPMEGKYVDQDTRAGSALAIVEMLKSGTTAFVDMYDRMDQVAQMVEQSGIRGVLTRGVIGLCPPDVQEAKLAEAIAFARDWNGKADGRITTMISPHAPYTCPPAYIERFVQAAHDFDLPLHTHMSETIAEVEQNVRDYGLRPVEHLDRLGFFSRPALVAHAVHLNDAEIELLAAKGVAVSHNPVSNLKLASGIARVPDLIRAGVTVSLGTDSVASNNNLDLFEEIRFAALLHKGVSGDPTAIPALEALKLGTVNGAKSIWQEKSLGSLKVGMKADFIAIDIEQPHFYPQTDIVSHLVYSGSGRDVRHVWIDGRQVLKNGECTWLDEEKIRYEAQASFDRLLQA